From Gammaproteobacteria bacterium, the proteins below share one genomic window:
- a CDS encoding transposase, which yields MSRPLRLEFPDALYHVTARGDRQEDIFEDDQDRELFLATLGQVISRFNWICHAWCLMDNHYHLLIQTPDGNLSKGMRQLNGVYTQASNRRHRRVGHLFQGRFKAILVDSDAYLLELSRYVVLNPIRAGMVKKPGAWRWSSYRASVGLEPAAPWLAVDGLLAQFAKRRSLARERYVQFVAEGIKAASPWANLKGQVYLGDEQFVQRVQAHLQAGKDDVQIPRAQRRPPSPTLAEIERHAQDRNAAIIAAYATGAYSYQQLSAHFGIHFTTVGRVVRGRE from the coding sequence ATGTCACGCCCTCTCCGTCTAGAATTTCCCGATGCGCTCTATCACGTTACTGCGCGCGGGGATAGGCAGGAAGATATTTTTGAGGACGACCAAGATCGGGAACTGTTTCTGGCGACGCTGGGGCAGGTCATTAGCCGGTTCAACTGGATTTGCCATGCCTGGTGCCTGATGGATAACCACTACCACCTGCTGATTCAAACACCGGACGGCAATTTATCCAAGGGTATGCGTCAGCTCAATGGGGTATACACCCAGGCCAGCAATCGCCGCCACCGGCGCGTGGGGCATTTGTTTCAAGGGCGCTTCAAAGCCATTCTGGTAGACAGCGATGCCTATTTGCTGGAATTGTCGCGTTATGTGGTGCTCAATCCGATTCGCGCCGGGATGGTCAAGAAACCGGGCGCTTGGCGGTGGAGCAGCTATCGGGCCAGCGTGGGCTTGGAGCCCGCCGCCCCCTGGCTTGCCGTTGATGGCTTGCTGGCGCAGTTTGCCAAACGGCGTAGTCTGGCACGGGAGCGGTATGTGCAATTTGTAGCAGAGGGCATCAAGGCCGCTTCACCTTGGGCTAATCTCAAGGGGCAAGTATATCTGGGTGATGAACAGTTTGTGCAACGTGTGCAAGCCCATCTCCAAGCAGGCAAAGACGATGTGCAAATTCCCCGTGCGCAGCGTCGTCCGCCCTCACCCACCTTAGCGGAAATCGAACGTCACGCGCAAGACAGAAATGCGGCCATCATTGCAGCTTATGCAACAGGAGCTTATTCTTACCAACAACTCTCCGCGCACTTCGGGATACACTTTACGACGGTTGGGCGAGTTGTTAGGGGAAGGGAATAA
- a CDS encoding 2-oxoisovalerate dehydrogenase, with amino-acid sequence MNEIIFLVDEAPEGGYQARALGESIFTEADDLESLHVHVRDAVQCHFEQNRAPKIIRLHFVREEVIAL; translated from the coding sequence GTGAACGAAATTATCTTTCTCGTGGACGAGGCGCCAGAAGGTGGTTATCAGGCGCGCGCGCTGGGCGAATCCATTTTTACCGAGGCGGACGACCTGGAAAGTCTTCATGTTCATGTGCGTGATGCTGTGCAATGCCATTTTGAGCAGAACCGGGCGCCAAAGATAATCCGGCTGCACTTCGTAAGGGAAGAAGTGATCGCCTTATGA
- a CDS encoding type II toxin-antitoxin system HicA family toxin, producing the protein MRVPRTVSGESLAKSLQKLGYRTTRQTGSHIRLTCDSPNQHHITIPNHDPIRLGTLSAILADVASHLKMPKENLVRQLFG; encoded by the coding sequence ATGAGGGTGCCCCGCACCGTAAGCGGGGAATCGCTGGCCAAATCCCTCCAGAAACTTGGTTACCGGACTACGCGCCAGACCGGCAGCCATATTCGGTTGACCTGCGATAGCCCAAACCAGCATCACATTACAATTCCAAACCATGATCCGATACGCTTGGGCACCTTGTCCGCCATCTTGGCTGATGTTGCTTCGCACTTAAAAATGCCGAAGGAAAATCTGGTTAGACAGCTATTTGGATAG
- a CDS encoding type II toxin-antitoxin system PemK/MazF family toxin: MVVSRFDVYLVSLDPTQGHEIRKTRPCVIISPDEMNLRIGTVIVAPMTTKGRDYPTRIPLTFKRKKGQIVLDQLRTVDKTRLVKRMGKLDTSTAAKTLTVLQEMFAE; encoded by the coding sequence CTGGTAGTCTCCCGTTTCGACGTTTACCTCGTCAGCCTCGACCCCACCCAAGGCCACGAAATTCGCAAGACCCGTCCGTGCGTCATCATCTCACCCGATGAAATGAACCTCCGCATCGGCACCGTTATCGTCGCCCCCATGACCACCAAAGGCCGCGACTACCCCACTCGCATTCCGCTTACCTTCAAGCGCAAGAAAGGCCAGATCGTGCTCGACCAACTCCGTACCGTAGACAAAACCCGCCTCGTCAAACGCATGGGCAAACTCGATACGAGCACAGCCGCGAAGACATTGACGGTGTTGCAGGAGATGTTTGCGGAGTAA
- a CDS encoding AbrB/MazE/SpoVT family DNA-binding domain-containing protein, with protein MKINIVRIGNSKGIRLPKSVLEQCRLKDSVEIEVEDNVLIIRPVHAPRSGWSEAFSGMAQRKDDKLLDEDTTLATEWDRSEWRW; from the coding sequence GTGAAAATCAACATCGTGCGTATCGGAAATTCTAAAGGCATACGTCTACCCAAATCCGTCTTGGAGCAGTGCCGCCTCAAGGATTCGGTGGAGATCGAGGTCGAAGACAATGTCCTCATCATCCGCCCCGTTCATGCGCCGCGTAGCGGTTGGTCCGAGGCATTCTCCGGGATGGCTCAGCGCAAAGACGACAAGCTCCTTGACGAAGACACCACTCTAGCCACCGAGTGGGATCGAAGCGAATGGCGCTGGTAG
- a CDS encoding acetyltransferase, which produces MFLKHKKIGDMVEILNVDALFDPCKSSVSGRFHAGEEMPEPELFDKNELVFPSDEKLPRCWTDPHYRSATR; this is translated from the coding sequence ATGTTCTTGAAGCACAAAAAAATCGGCGATATGGTGGAGATTCTTAACGTGGATGCCCTGTTCGACCCCTGTAAATCATCCGTGTCGGGGCGCTTTCACGCAGGCGAGGAAATGCCGGAGCCTGAGTTATTTGACAAGAATGAGCTGGTCTTTCCTTCCGATGAAAAACTGCCGCGCTGTTGGACAGACCCGCATTACCGCAGCGCAACCAGATAA
- a CDS encoding HigA family addiction module antidote protein, with amino-acid sequence MFKNGMRPVHPGEILREDYLIPLGMSANALSKALNVPAPRINDIVRERRGVTADTAMRLARYFGGDARSWLNLQAAYDLRIAEIENAKRIKREITPAAA; translated from the coding sequence ATGTTCAAGAATGGCATGCGGCCGGTACATCCCGGCGAAATCCTGCGGGAGGATTATCTGATCCCGCTGGGTATGAGCGCCAACGCGCTGTCAAAAGCCCTGAACGTACCCGCGCCGCGCATCAACGACATTGTGCGCGAGCGGCGCGGCGTCACGGCGGACACCGCCATGCGGCTGGCGCGCTACTTTGGCGGCGATGCGCGCTCGTGGCTGAATTTGCAGGCGGCATACGACTTGCGGATAGCTGAAATCGAAAACGCCAAGCGCATCAAGCGGGAGATCACCCCCGCCGCGGCTTGA